From a region of the Actinopolymorpha singaporensis genome:
- a CDS encoding riboflavin synthase, producing the protein MFTGIVEERGEVVDLVRLGDSARLTVRGPVVTSDARHGDSIAVDGCCLTVVEVEPGEGRFTADVMAESLSRTSLGALAPGHLVNLERSVPAGGRLGGHIVQGHVDGTGHILSRRPTPRWDLVEIALPPPLARYVAEKGSVAVDGVSLTVVEVRDLPEPAFTVALIPTTLDVTTLGAKQPGAAVNLEVDVIAKYVERLTLTSAAQSAERSQTQGAHA; encoded by the coding sequence GTGTTCACCGGAATTGTCGAAGAACGCGGCGAGGTCGTCGACCTCGTGCGCCTGGGGGACTCCGCGCGGTTGACCGTACGCGGACCCGTGGTGACCAGTGACGCGCGTCACGGCGACTCGATCGCCGTCGACGGTTGCTGTCTCACCGTGGTCGAGGTCGAGCCCGGCGAGGGCCGGTTCACCGCCGACGTGATGGCCGAGTCGCTGTCGCGCACCAGCCTCGGCGCCCTCGCGCCCGGCCACCTGGTCAACCTCGAGCGTTCCGTACCCGCCGGCGGCCGGCTCGGCGGCCACATCGTCCAGGGCCACGTGGACGGCACCGGCCACATACTGTCCCGCCGGCCCACTCCCCGCTGGGACCTGGTCGAGATCGCCCTTCCGCCGCCGCTGGCCCGCTACGTCGCGGAGAAGGGCTCCGTCGCCGTGGACGGGGTGTCCCTCACCGTCGTCGAGGTCCGCGACCTTCCCGAGCCGGCGTTCACCGTCGCGCTCATCCCCACCACTCTCGACGTCACCACCTTGGGTGCCAAGCAGCCGGGTGCTGCGGTCAACCTCGAGGTGGACGTCATCGCGAAGTACGTCGAACGACTCACCCTCACCAGCGCCGCCCAGTCCGCCGAGCGGTCGCAGACCCAAGGAGCACACGCATGA